A genomic region of Papaver somniferum cultivar HN1 chromosome 7, ASM357369v1, whole genome shotgun sequence contains the following coding sequences:
- the LOC113297969 gene encoding uncharacterized protein At5g50100, chloroplastic-like, translating to MALRAATVVCVERGRNPKFLSVYPQLIKTRFPSSLESSPLHPRISYQTHNHKKQDNFQPGNFDKSFTRFNNGIRAINTDATVESKTSSENENLSGNWKIKMLYDGDCPLCMKEVNMLTERNKMYGAIKFVDISSEDYSPEDNQGIDYKTAMGTIHAIQSDGTVVTSVEAFRRLYEEVGLGWVYAVTKYKPIGVIANAVYAVWAKYRMQITGRPSLEDVLEARMKKQANGYNSCSY from the exons ATGGCTTTGAGAGCTGCTACTGTTGTATGTGTTGAAAGGGGAAGGAATCCTAAATTTCTTTCAGTTTATCCTCAACTTATTAAAACCAGATTTCCTTCCTCCCTTGAATCTTCTCCACTTCATCCAAGAATCTCATATCAAACTCATAACCATAAAAAACAAGACAATTTCCAACCTGGGAATTTTGACAAATCATTTACGAGATTCAACAATGGTATTCGTGCGATTAATACAGACGCTACAGTGGAATCAAAAACATCATCAGAGAATGAAAATTTGTCTGGAAACTGGAAGATTAAAATGCTTTATGATGGTGATTGCCCACTTTGTATGAAAGAG GTAAACATGCTTACAGAAAGGAATAAAATGTATGGGGCTATCAAATTTGTTGATATAAGTTCGGAAGATTACTCTCCGGAGGACAATCAAGGAATTGACTACAAAACT GCTATGGGGACTATCCATGCAATTCAATCTGACGGAACTGTTGTCACGAGTGTTGAA GCATTTAGAAGACTGTATGAAGAAGTTGGACTTGGATGGGTTTATGCTGTCACCAAGTACAAACCT ATTGGAGTCATAGCTAATGCAGTGTATGCAGTTTGGGCTAAGTACCGTATGCAGATTACAG GTCGACCTTCGTTGGAAGATGTTCTGGAAGCGAGAATGAAAAAACAG GCAAATGGTTACAACAGTTGCTCTTACTAG